In a single window of the bacterium genome:
- a CDS encoding C25 family cysteine peptidase, giving the protein MRSNASLWLTIVLSISLSFVEFYAWGLSESIPLEKHQSLTSIEGIALGDPVEAEQSKQVRFALSEGQIRVVRTPGGWSTVLIEGCTLSSPKAGAPQLPRKSIRLLLPKGATVLSVCVVSGKAAALVESLRLSPAPEPAFWPGQTTPALREDDAIYKCKSPFPKRLIDYYVGSDGCQTVVTVRFSPLIFYPAESRVVLVTDAVLRIDYALGPEAGPSGALLEGPTCVIITPGSMSTAAEEIRSQHEADGIETELVTLESIFFSYDEAEDPPYDGYPYGSPIIPIQYDYSLAKKIVSFLRDEEAHPSLEYVTILGDGACVPASYYYHDADSGLGFDQDWVPTDFFYSSPDYDLAPNYKVGRLPARDAAQATLVALKIRAWRQAAQDRSWFDNVMVAGSRPFNTPYYYGELMSLDMLNSGYFDGMAVTKAFGTDGRYTVDVVSDVLRNGGYGFAYDSGHGSGPGISVDDGMITSSDLFSYTSSNFQLPIVVSIACICGQFDSPSYTRSFGEGVVLCPAGGIAYFGGTRINAGIASQAFDNGNLIVTKQEHMGGITKNIFASFAAGESDLGGLYTGAINRFLSENDWDDFLVRRTLFEFVLLGDPALQIPSFQGGEANEVPTFVPTNPDFINNQSLPSYTNSQRKTVRASVEADSASLNFKLVNATDVEVVDRCTQLGPSFSYGFSPAAGFKLYVVRAEAQDGKEGWFLVNTASSLLCIDGDLTDWDSELIRPVGVDPTLDFNDPEYDVSALWAYANSDYWHFAFTATCQDEDMSYVLAIDYQEGGAAAASGQDTDAAGNYVTFDPEFAVDAEIYLNHVTWVPWLGWESFRSCKLYRYSGPNNWWADSLQSIGAVLSYSAVGDLVELAVPARYFGSYPDINVILFSVPSGVSSPAQDSVPSDPATFDSLTLGREHANTLSQFAHVPCKPINCILGAGFMGSHISTSRGGALQVVALVNPEYGRPQSMEIYLNNVPTGLFLNDGGTDGDYVASDGFWTFHADCPPGLLPAGQYDLSIVATDELGGCVGQWPQVLLSFCDELATPDAMFTSTATRRLAAINLPAIPIAPRTGAPGCPILLAKVANTTTNMFGFTIEALAYVQDTSVDAIEVCYAGMPLGVELLDDGAGCDIAAGDGIFSGSFFVDRDVPVGRQYTLELVPLTDGEPGLAWPYLAVDD; this is encoded by the coding sequence ATGAGGTCCAATGCTTCGCTGTGGCTCACAATCGTCCTGAGCATTTCACTAAGCTTCGTAGAGTTTTATGCGTGGGGCTTGTCTGAATCAATCCCGCTTGAAAAGCACCAGTCCCTAACATCGATTGAGGGTATTGCGCTTGGCGACCCGGTGGAGGCCGAACAGAGCAAGCAGGTCCGCTTTGCCCTCTCCGAGGGCCAGATACGGGTTGTTCGCACGCCCGGCGGATGGTCAACCGTCCTGATCGAGGGCTGCACGCTCTCATCGCCCAAGGCCGGAGCGCCTCAGCTGCCGAGAAAGTCGATCCGCCTCTTGCTGCCGAAAGGGGCAACGGTGCTATCCGTCTGCGTCGTCTCGGGGAAAGCCGCCGCGCTCGTCGAGTCGCTCCGGCTGAGCCCCGCCCCAGAACCGGCCTTTTGGCCGGGGCAGACAACGCCGGCCCTTCGCGAGGATGACGCGATATACAAATGCAAGTCGCCGTTCCCCAAACGCCTGATCGACTACTACGTTGGGAGCGATGGATGCCAGACCGTCGTGACGGTTCGATTCAGCCCGCTCATCTTCTATCCCGCAGAAAGTCGCGTCGTCCTTGTGACCGACGCTGTGCTCAGGATCGACTATGCGCTTGGTCCGGAGGCCGGGCCCAGCGGCGCATTGTTGGAGGGGCCTACCTGCGTCATCATAACGCCCGGGTCGATGTCCACTGCGGCCGAGGAGATAAGGTCTCAGCACGAGGCTGACGGCATCGAGACCGAGCTCGTCACGTTGGAGTCGATATTCTTCAGCTACGACGAGGCGGAGGACCCGCCCTACGACGGATACCCCTATGGCTCGCCGATTATACCGATTCAATACGACTACTCCCTGGCCAAGAAGATCGTATCGTTCCTCAGGGACGAGGAGGCGCATCCCTCGCTGGAATACGTAACGATTCTGGGAGACGGGGCGTGCGTTCCGGCGAGCTACTACTATCACGACGCCGACTCAGGACTCGGCTTCGACCAGGACTGGGTCCCGACGGATTTCTTCTATTCCTCACCTGACTACGACCTTGCGCCCAACTACAAGGTAGGCCGGTTGCCCGCGCGGGATGCGGCCCAGGCTACCCTTGTGGCGCTGAAGATACGCGCCTGGCGGCAGGCTGCACAAGATAGGTCATGGTTTGATAACGTTATGGTCGCTGGCAGTCGCCCATTTAATACCCCCTACTACTATGGCGAGCTCATGTCGCTGGATATGCTCAACTCCGGCTATTTTGATGGGATGGCCGTTACAAAGGCGTTCGGGACAGATGGCCGCTACACTGTCGATGTTGTCTCTGATGTGCTCAGAAACGGCGGCTATGGTTTTGCTTACGATTCTGGCCATGGGTCTGGGCCGGGCATCAGCGTTGACGACGGGATGATCACTAGCTCCGATCTTTTTTCATACACGTCTTCCAACTTCCAGCTTCCGATTGTCGTCTCAATAGCCTGCATCTGCGGTCAATTCGACTCGCCGAGCTATACAAGGTCATTTGGCGAAGGCGTTGTTCTGTGCCCCGCGGGCGGGATAGCCTACTTCGGCGGGACGCGTATCAACGCCGGGATAGCCTCCCAGGCGTTCGACAACGGCAACCTGATCGTGACCAAGCAGGAACACATGGGCGGGATAACGAAGAACATCTTCGCAAGTTTTGCCGCGGGTGAATCGGACCTAGGAGGCCTTTACACGGGCGCCATCAACAGGTTCCTCTCCGAGAACGATTGGGACGATTTCCTTGTGCGCCGGACGCTTTTCGAGTTCGTCCTCCTGGGCGATCCGGCACTCCAGATTCCCAGCTTTCAGGGCGGCGAGGCGAACGAGGTCCCTACCTTTGTGCCCACGAACCCTGATTTCATCAACAACCAGTCGTTGCCAAGCTACACCAACAGTCAGCGCAAGACTGTGCGTGCGTCCGTAGAGGCGGACAGCGCGTCGCTGAACTTCAAGCTGGTCAATGCCACCGACGTCGAGGTTGTCGATAGATGCACTCAGCTCGGCCCCTCGTTCAGCTACGGCTTCAGCCCGGCGGCCGGCTTCAAGCTTTACGTGGTCCGTGCCGAGGCGCAGGATGGCAAGGAGGGCTGGTTTCTGGTCAATACGGCCTCGTCGCTACTTTGCATTGACGGCGACCTGACCGACTGGGACAGCGAGCTTATTAGGCCGGTAGGCGTCGATCCCACGCTCGATTTCAACGACCCAGAATACGACGTCTCCGCCCTCTGGGCATACGCGAACTCCGATTACTGGCACTTCGCGTTCACGGCGACGTGCCAAGACGAAGACATGTCCTACGTGCTGGCCATCGACTATCAGGAAGGAGGCGCGGCCGCCGCAAGCGGCCAAGACACCGACGCGGCCGGAAACTACGTAACGTTCGACCCCGAATTCGCAGTCGATGCCGAGATATACCTGAACCACGTAACCTGGGTCCCGTGGCTTGGGTGGGAGTCATTCAGAAGCTGCAAGCTGTATCGGTATTCTGGCCCAAACAACTGGTGGGCTGACTCGTTGCAGTCGATTGGCGCTGTCTTGAGCTATTCTGCGGTAGGCGACCTCGTGGAGCTTGCCGTTCCGGCGAGATACTTCGGTAGCTACCCAGACATCAACGTTATCCTTTTCTCGGTGCCGTCTGGCGTATCGTCGCCCGCTCAGGACTCAGTCCCCTCCGACCCGGCGACGTTTGATTCGCTCACACTTGGCAGGGAGCACGCCAACACACTCTCCCAGTTCGCGCACGTCCCGTGCAAGCCGATAAACTGCATCCTTGGCGCCGGGTTCATGGGAAGCCACATATCCACCTCGCGCGGCGGAGCGCTGCAAGTGGTGGCGCTGGTCAACCCCGAGTACGGGCGTCCCCAGTCTATGGAAATCTATCTCAATAATGTCCCAACGGGGCTTTTTCTCAACGACGGCGGCACAGATGGCGACTACGTTGCCAGCGATGGATTCTGGACCTTTCACGCCGACTGCCCGCCGGGCCTTCTGCCTGCCGGCCAATACGACCTGTCGATAGTGGCGACAGACGAGCTCGGCGGATGCGTCGGGCAGTGGCCGCAGGTGCTGCTCTCGTTCTGCGACGAGCTGGCCACGCCTGATGCGATGTTCACATCAACGGCCACACGACGGCTTGCAGCCATCAACCTCCCCGCAATCCCCATTGCGCCTCGCACGGGCGCTCCTGGCTGCCCCATCCTCTTGGCCAAAGTGGCGAACACGACAACCAATATGTTCGGGTTCACGATCGAGGCGCTTGCCTACGTGCAAGACACGTCGGTGGACGCGATCGAGGTCTGCTATGCTGGGATGCCTCTGGGCGTGGAGCTTCTGGACGACGGCGCAGGCTGCGACATTGCGGCGGGTGATGGCATATTCTCCGGCTCGTTCTTTGTCGATCGGGACGTTCCTGTGGGGCGCCAGTACACGCTCGAGCTCGTGCCGCTTACCGATGGCGAACCGGGCCTGGCGTGGCCGTATCTTGCCGTGGACGACTGA
- the dnaX gene encoding DNA polymerase III subunit gamma/tau has translation MAEYVVIARKYRPATFEQLVGQEHIAKTLQNAIRQNKIAHALLFCGPRGVGKTTTARIFAKALNCVKGPTPTPCCKCSPCREIPEGNCLDVIEIDGASNNSVDDVRLLRENARYAPSRDRYKIYIIDEVHMLTTQAFNALLKTLEEPPAHVKFVFATTAPERIPATILSRCQRYIFRRISRSETVASLKKIAEAEGIAADDEALAFIADKSSGSLRDAQSILDQARSIGADRLTLKDVSKLLSVTDTAFLADFVDALIDSDPAGVIRGVENLFDQGVNFRSFFAELVSYFHKMLVSLSVPKGERLAFLDLGADEAQRLVEQADRAGKNKLFAYLDRLLSIESEVTKSAIPRVAFEVAALGLCHIADVVSVETLLAKLSEVQKSAGASGQGLLEPVGSPARKHATFLGASQAGEKQSKTSTPQTADPAASSQPATAERSEASRFVQPEHRESPKQAAPTAKAGSNAKASPKPENEALYNASNIPIVQEALRLFDGVIDSIKESADKPKPSGT, from the coding sequence GTGGCCGAATACGTCGTCATAGCGAGGAAATATAGGCCGGCGACGTTTGAGCAGCTGGTCGGGCAGGAGCACATCGCAAAGACGCTCCAGAACGCGATAAGGCAGAACAAGATAGCGCACGCTTTGCTGTTCTGCGGCCCACGCGGAGTAGGGAAGACCACGACGGCGAGGATATTCGCCAAAGCGCTCAACTGCGTGAAAGGCCCGACGCCGACGCCTTGCTGCAAATGTTCCCCCTGTCGCGAGATACCGGAGGGCAATTGCCTCGACGTGATCGAGATAGATGGCGCCTCGAATAACAGCGTCGATGACGTGCGCCTGCTTCGCGAGAACGCAAGATATGCTCCCAGCCGCGATCGCTACAAGATATACATAATCGACGAGGTGCACATGTTGACGACGCAGGCCTTCAACGCGCTGCTCAAGACGCTCGAGGAGCCGCCAGCACACGTCAAGTTCGTCTTTGCGACCACGGCGCCGGAGCGCATCCCGGCGACCATTCTATCTCGGTGCCAGCGATATATCTTCCGCCGGATCAGCCGTTCAGAGACCGTGGCCAGCCTCAAGAAGATCGCTGAAGCCGAGGGGATAGCGGCCGATGACGAGGCGCTTGCGTTCATAGCCGATAAGTCGAGCGGGTCGCTCAGAGATGCGCAGAGCATACTCGATCAGGCTCGCTCAATCGGGGCCGACAGGCTAACTCTCAAGGACGTCTCGAAGCTGCTCAGCGTTACCGATACAGCATTCCTCGCCGATTTTGTGGACGCTCTCATCGATAGCGATCCGGCTGGCGTTATACGAGGCGTGGAGAATCTTTTCGATCAGGGAGTCAATTTCAGGAGTTTTTTCGCCGAACTCGTCTCGTATTTCCACAAGATGCTGGTCTCGCTTTCAGTCCCTAAGGGGGAGCGGCTGGCCTTTCTCGACCTCGGTGCGGACGAGGCGCAGCGGCTTGTTGAGCAGGCAGATAGGGCTGGCAAGAATAAACTGTTTGCGTATCTTGATAGGCTGCTCTCAATCGAGAGCGAGGTAACGAAGTCTGCGATACCCAGGGTGGCGTTTGAGGTCGCTGCACTTGGGCTGTGCCATATAGCGGACGTCGTCTCCGTTGAGACGCTGCTTGCCAAGCTCAGCGAGGTGCAGAAGTCGGCTGGTGCGTCTGGGCAAGGCCTTCTTGAGCCGGTCGGCAGCCCGGCTCGCAAACATGCTACTTTCTTGGGCGCCTCTCAGGCGGGAGAGAAACAGAGCAAGACGTCAACTCCGCAGACTGCGGACCCAGCAGCCTCGAGCCAGCCTGCGACTGCTGAGCGCAGCGAGGCCAGCCGTTTCGTCCAGCCAGAGCACCGTGAATCCCCCAAACAGGCTGCCCCAACGGCTAAGGCTGGCTCAAACGCAAAAGCCTCCCCGAAGCCGGAGAACGAGGCGCTGTACAACGCCTCGAACATCCCGATCGTTCAGGAGGCCTTACGGCTTTTTGACGGCGTGATCGACAGCATTAAAGAGAGTGCAGACAAGCCGAAGCCGTCCGGCACGTAG